Below is a window of Vibrio gazogenes DNA.
CCATGAACCATATCTGAGCCGAGGTTGTCAGACTAAGCGTCTCTTTCACCAAAGATTGATTATTCTTGATCTGCTGACTGGCCCCCTGTGAAATCTCATCCAGTTTCTGAATGGTTTCAGTTGCAATACTGATCGCTTGATTGAGTTGCTCATCCTGTTTGTGGATCAAGTCAATTTGTGCCAATACCTGCTTGATGACACCGTGGTCAGCAAACCCTTTCTCCATGAGTTCGTAAGGGGCGGTCAGACTGGCAAATTCAGATACGTCTGGATACATTTCCCGAAAATCATCGAAAGCCAGTGAGACGGCCGACTCCCGGGTTCTCAGCGTCTTATAGAATTTTTGCGCAGCGCCTTCGTCTTTCTCCATCATCAGCATCAAAAACAGACTTTCCATTTTTGCAGCATTTGCAACAAAACGATTGGCAGCATCCATTGCTTCCGGATTTTCAAAAGCCAGCATGTTGGCAATCCGGTTCATTTCAGGGCCGATAGAGCTCACACCATAACGAAAAGTATCTGCGGCATCTTTTAACTGAACTTGCTCTTTTAACTTCTCTGCCTGTATCGACATCAATGAGCGACTGAGAGACACAAAGGTGTCTACATTGCGAGTAATCGTATCAACCTGTGCTTTGGTGAGGCTGTTGTGCTGAACTGACTCATCCACCGCTTGCTTGAGCTGCTCTAACAGGCTTTGCGTCGCATTGATTTTTTGATCAATGCCTGCGCGAATTTGGGTCAGTTGATCTTGTTGTGTTGTACGAATACCAGCACTCATCAGCTTGGTATTTTCTAGAATCGCTTGCACAAGCTGAGCATTGGTAATTGCCAAGGGAAATGCCCGGTTAGACAGGTGATCAAATTGTCCGGCGACAGAATGAAGCCCGCGGAGTCCCTGATAGGAAAGCAGTACAACAAACAGAATAAAGGCAACAAAACACGTGCTGATGATTCTGATAAGGGAAGATGAGGAAAAAAATTTGAAAATATTTAGCATCTGAGTTGGTCATCTGGTGAATACCTGCGTTGATGCTAAGAATAAAAAATTTCAGTCGTGTAACAGTTATATGACAAATGTATGACAGTGATAATAATATAACTAAACGCTAACATGAAAGCGAATCATTCTTCATACTCAGTCATATTTTGCAACAGCCGTATCAAACAGATTCTTCATCAATGAAATAAACTCATCCAGAAAAATAATCTGCTCATTGGTTGCTTTTTTCTTCCAGCATCCGGCCAGCACTTCTTCCAAATCTTCGGCAACCATATCCGCTTCTTTCAGAAGTTGAAAACGGACACTTGAATGAAGGTCAGGATTCTGTTCGAAAATATCCATAATATTACTTGCAACTAGATCCGTCACAACATCTTCAACACTCTCCTGACCTATATCACCTTCGTGCATGAACACGTCGAGATTTAATGAGAGATGCTCGATCAATGCCAAATAGCCTTCGGTTTCTACAACCACTTTTGTACTCCACGATGATTCATGTCTAAGCCAGCAATTACTTCTATTCTAATTATAGAACGCAATTTTTGCAGTAGTGCTGTTCAGAAAATTATTGTTTTTGAACGTTTAGCACAGTCTATAGATAATCTGTAACCAATTTCAAGAACTGAATGTTCAAATCGGAACTCTAGAATATGCATTAAATCACATTATTCAAGGGATGCCCCCTATCCAAGTCACTATTAATTATAAAGAATAGGAAAAATAATTGACTCTCACCTAGACTTACGAAGGCGTCGTTACGAGGTAATCGTTATGTGGCAAGGTATCGTAGAACAACTATCACTTACATTAGGCAAAGAATTTCAACTTCACGAGAGACAAAGAATTCATGGCGGTGATATCAATGCCAGCTATGTCATCAGTGACGGACAAGAGAAATATTTTGTCAAAGTCACGGAGCAAGAGGGACTCTCACAATTGATTTGCGAACAAGATAACCTCAAGGCTCTTGCGCGTAGTCACTGTGTGAATCTTCCCAAAGTACGACTGATCGGCAGTTCCAAGACGCATGCTTTTCTGGTGCTGGATTATATCCACTTAAAACCGTTGGAGAGCGGAGAACGCAGCTACCTTTTCGGTGAACAGTTAGCTCGCCTCCATCAATGGGGAGAACAAAAAGAGTATGGTTTTGATCAGGATAACTATATTGGTGTAACCATCCAGCCCAATTCATGGAACAAAAAGTGGCATCGTTTTTTTGCCGAACAGCGCATCGGCTGGCAGTTGCAACTGCTTTATGAAAAAGGCATCGTATTTGTTGATATTGACAAATTTGTCGAAATTATCGCTCAGCGACTTGGACCTCATCAACCCAAACCTTCATTACTCCATGGCGATTTATGGCATGGGAACGTGGCGGACAACGGACTTGCCCCCTTCTGTTTTGACCCTGCCAGCTATTGGGGAGATCGAGAATGCGATATTGCCATGACAGAGCTATTCGGTGGATTCGAGCCTGAATTCTATCAGGGTTATGAAAGTGTTTTACCGTTAGAACTGGCATATCAGGAACGCAAGCATATTTATAACCTTTATCACATCCTCAATCACTGTAACTGCTTTGGCGGCCATTATCTCGATGATGCCCAACAGTCGATTCGCTATATTTTAGAAGAATCATAGCGAGAAAATCATTACAGGGCTTGAAGCCGCTCAGCATGAGAAAAGACACTAGGAATTAAGCGACAACTGGTTCAAAATACCGACGACACTGTCACATGGGCATAACAGGAGAAACAACAATGTTCACAGGTATCATTCAGTCTGTCGGTCTTATCTCATCAATCAGTGACCACAAGGGTATAAGAACATTTAATATTGAGTTTGAACCTGGTTTCTGTACCAACCTAGAAGTTGGGGCGAGTGTTGCAATTGATGGCGTTTGCTTAACGGTGACGGAGATAGTTACAAACACCAAAGCAAAGTTTGACGTCATGCTCAAAAGCTTGGAGATTACTACGCTGAGTGAGTACGGACAGAACCAAAGAGTCAATGTCGAACGCGCTGCAAAAGATGGGGCTGAAATTGGCGGACATCCACTTTCAGGACACATTGATTTCAAAACGTCAGTACTTGACGTACAACAGATTGATGATAACTATCGTGTCCGTATTTCAGTCCCGCACGAATGGGGTAAGTATATTTTCCCCAAAGGGTATATTGCCTTAAATGGTGCAAGTCTGACCGTTTCAGATGTAAATAAAAATGAAGGCTGGTTTGATGTTTGGTTGATCCCGGAAACCCGAAGAATGACCACTTTCGAAGATAAGCAGAGCGGCTCAAATATTAATGTGGAAATCGAGCGTGGTACGCAAGTGGTTGTAGACACGGTTCGCGATGCCATTGATGAGAAAATGGGCGCTTTAATGCCATTATTCGAGCGGTTCTTAGCCTCAAACAACACCGATGTTGAGTCTATCGGTCAAGCCGCTCAAAAAGCACTCTCCAAATCAGACCACTCGTAACCGATTATATGTAACCGATCACATGATGAGCGAGAGGCACTGCCCCTCGCTTCTGTCATACTGAACAACAAATGCAACTACATGAATATATAGGTTCTTTTTTCATTCTCGTCAAACAACTTTTACTGAACTTTGAACGATTCCTATAAACATTCTTGCTGCCTACTGAGTATGACAGTGATAGAATATATTCAGACGACATCCATATGACGCGAATATAATAGTTTCATTGAATATCGTCAGGCAGGGATACGCAATATGAGATGACTCGGTTTATCCATATCATCTCAAGCAGGGCTCAGGCTATCGGGCTGCAGTAATATACCCAAATGACACGCAAGATATCGGATACGATCTCTGTCCTAAACATCAGGGTATATGTGAATAGCAGTGAATTTAACTCGTTTTATTTTTTGTCTCATTGGGTAATTTTGTGCATCTCTATAAAGCAGAAACAAAAAAATTATTTAACCTTGCCGTTCCCGTTTTAATCGCCTCCGTGGCGCAGACAGGAATGGGGTTTGTTGACACCGTTATGGCCGGTGGTGCCAGCGCTGTCGATATGGCGGCTGTTGCTGTCGCCGGTAGTATCTGGATGCCAACTATCCTTTTCGGTATGGGGATTCTAATGGCCTTAGTGCCAGTGATTGCTCAGTTGAATGGCGCCGGCAAACAGAACAGTATTCCTTACGAAATTCAGCAAGGCATCTATACCGCACTTTTGCTGACAATTCCTGTCATTCTGATCCTACTCCAGACCAACCAAATTATGGTCTGGATGGATATTGATCTTCCCTTGGCAGAAAAAACCCGCAATTACATGTATGCCATGATGTTTGGTGCACCGGCTTTCTTGCTCTTTCAGGCACTGAGAAACCTGACTGACGGGATGTCGATGACCAAACCGGCCATGGTGATTGGTTTCCTCGGCTTACTGATCAACATTCCATTGAACTGGATCTTCGTCTACGGTAAGTTCGGTGCCCCGGCATTGGGCGGTGTTGGATGCGGAGTCGCGACAGCAATCGTCTATTGGACGATGTTCTTGATGTTATGTTTCTATGTTGTCACGGCCAAACGGCTCGCCCCGTTCTCCCCTTTCAAGTCACTTGCTCGTATCAATAAGAAAGAGCAGATGCGGATTTTCAGTCTGGGGCTGCCCGTTTCTGCTGCCATTTTCTTTGAAGTGTCACTTTTCGCCGTGGTTGCCCTCTTGGTTGCTAAATTGGGAGCGACCGTTGTCGCAGCTCACCAGATTGCAGTTAACTTCTCATCGATGGTATTTATGCTCCCAATGAGTATCGGTGCCGCAGTTAGTATCCGTGTGGGCCATAAACTGGGTGAAGATGACTTTGATGGATCGATCATCGCCTCAAAAGTCGGCATCGCCTTAGGTCTCAGTACAGCAGTGATCACCGCAACATTGACGATCCTGTTCCGTGAACAACTGGCTTGGATGTATACAGATAATCTTGAAGTCATTGCATTGGCAGCTCACCTGCTGTTTATTGCCGCGATTTATCAATGCACCGATTCGATTCAAGTTGTCTCAGCCGGTGCCTTGCGGGGCTATAAAGACATGAAGTCCCTTTTCTACATTACTTTTATTGCTTATTGGTTATTCGGACTGCCTTTCGGTTGTATTCTGGCCTTTACCAATTGGATTGTAGAACCAATGGGTGTCGCCGGGTTCTGGGTCGGATTCATCATTGGCCTCTCTTCAGCGGCATTGATGCTGGGGACTCGGCTCGGATGGATCTTCAAACGGCATACAGTTCCTAAACTGAATGTGGCTTCATCATAATTGAATCATCGTTTGATTATTTTCCAATCACAGGGATGCATTGCATCCCTGTGATTTTTTGAGTCCAACTGACCCGAATATCCGCTTTCCATTTCGACACTCAACCCTATCAACACTCAGTCATAAAAAGTATCGCGATACACGATTCAGGGCAGTCGTTCACGGAGAAACCGGGCAAAGCGAGGCTTTCCTTTCGCCGTCATTCGATCATAACGATAAGTAATCCAGCTCCCGATGCTCGGAGGTGACGCTCTCTGCTGATCGGTTAAACCACTCCCGACATAAAACTCGACACCCTGACGACTCCTGACCAAAAGCGCCCCGACTTGATTTTGATACTTCCCTTTGCCGTTTTTGTAACCAATCACCTGCGCTTCATCATCCCGATAAGGTTTTATCTTGAGCAAGGTATCACTCCGGCCAGAATGATAAGCAGCATTCCAGTCCCGTAGCATAATCCCTTCACCATTCGCTTGAATGATACGCTGCATCAATTTGTCCAGCGCCTTTTGAGATGTCAGAGCAAATTGCTCAATCAAATGAATATGGGAGATATCGGGCTGACGAAGTAACCATGAGGCAATCTTATGATAGCGCTGATGATAAGGGCCAATCCCGAAGGGAATGTCGAACAGCATAAATGACATCTGCTGCCAGCTCTTCGGATCAGGTCGCTGATCCAAAATGGTCTGCTGAACCAAGTGAAATTGCCCTCTTCCGGCCCAGAGTTCCCCCTCTACCGGAAACGGCGGGAGTTGGCGTAAAAACCACTGCGGTGCATGAATTGGCGTACCATTTCGAGTCCGTAACAGCTTGCCATCCCAGACACCCCGAATGCCATCCAATTTTTCGCTGGCTCGGTAGTGGTTGAATTCAAGTTCATAACGACCGGGAGTGTAAGTGTTGGCCAGCATGACTTGTTCGGGAGATAATTCATCATGTGGCCCGGCATCTGCTGCCTGTGACAACATCAGGAGCGAGAGAAGCGTCATTTTTATTTTCACGGTAGCAATATCCTGTTATCGGTTGATCTGTCGATAACATGACGGCGTACGTGAAAGGCGTCATCACATGTCTGGTTTTAATTCGAGGAAGTATTCGGTTTCTCATTCACCAGTAACATGATGGCTCATCAATCGTGTGAGATGACTCGCAACGTACCGCTAAGATTCTCTATTTTGTCGATATGCATGCAACTGAGTCAGATACTTAATCCAGCTTTTAGCCTCGCGGGACGGTTGAAGACTATCAGCCTTCTTCGCTTGGCTGAGCGCCTGCTCAAATTGGTTCAGCTTGTAGAGCGCTTGCGTCCGTAACAGTGCAATATCGGCTGGTTTATCATGTCCTTGTAACAAAGCCAATGCATCGAGCGCATGCTGATAATGACCTTGTTGGAGCTGTAAACGCGCAACGTAGCGATAATATTTTTTATCGTGTTGTGCGGCGAGCTGCCAGTTTTCAATCGCTTTATCCCACTCCTTTGCCTGCTGCCAGTAGTAAGCCGTTTGGGTTATTTCTTCAAGTGCCGGTGCGGATTGCTTCGCCAACCCGGCCATGACTCGGGCAGCTCTTTCCGGAATACCGTTTTGTGCATATAGATTCGCGAGCAATTTCAGGTTTTGCTCTGAAAGTGCCACCCCTTTCAATCGCGCGAGTTCCAACGAAGCAAGCGCCGAACGGAACTGTTTCGTTTTGATCTCCATATTCACTAACTGTAGCCACAAGTTGCGTTGATCCGGTTCAAGTGTCAACAATCGTTTAATGGTTGGAATGGCTGCTTGATAGCGAGTGAGCTGGATTTGAGCGCCTAATTTCACCGAGAGTGGCGTCACCGCATCCGGCAGTCGGAATTGTTCATATCGTGAGATTGCGGCCAGTGATTTTTGCCACTGAGATAACTGATAATAAATTTGTCCGATCCGAAGCCAAAGCTGGGACACATCTTTTTTCGGGGGAGCAGATTCAGCCAGTTGTCGATAGTAGGTCACGGCTTCTTGATACTGGTGGTCATTCGCGAGCAGATCAGCCAGCATCCGCTTAGCGGTCCAAGCCAGATCATCTTTGAGTTGATTAGATGTGACCGCGTAACGGGCTTGTTCAATCGCCTGCTGGCTCTGTTCATTTTGCCAATAGTAATTGGCTAGGATTAAAGCAACATAAGCTTGATCCTGTGGCTTCGCGGCGGTGACGGCACGTAATGTCTGAATTGCCTGTTCCAACTGCTGCTGTTCAGCCTGTTTTTGAGCTTGAACCACTTGAGCGGCGACATGACGACTCAGTTCCACCGCGGAGACAGTACTGGTATATAACCATAACAAACCGATAAAAATATATTTCATCTTCATTTATCCATCTCAAACTTGATGATCTGAGTCATCCCTACCTGCTTCTCAGCCTTGCCGTTAACAATTCGAGGCTGAAACTTCCACTGTTTGATCGCTCGTCTGGCCGACCGATCAAAAATCCGTTTCGGCTGACTCTCAATCACTTGCACATTGACCGCCCGCCCGCTTTCATCAATATCAAACTGTAATGTCACCGAGCCTTCGATTTCTCTTCGCTTCGCCCGGGGCGGATAATCAGGTTTGATCTGATAGAGAGGAATCGCCTGCCGGCTACCGCCGATCGCATTGATATCAAACGCCGGCGCCTGAATCGCGATCCCTTCCAAACCGGTAGGTAATCCCAAATCAGGGACGGACGCCATCATCGGAACATGATCAGCGACCGACTGTTGCTGAGCGACCGAGGTCATCTGCGGTGCTTCAGGCGGTTTTGGCTTTTCCGGCACAGTTCTCTGACGCCGTTGCACTGCATCATCCGGTTCAGTCATCACCATATTGAACTGCAAAGCACGCTGTTCTTCCGGTTTCTGGTGCGAGCCGTTATCCACCATCCAAGCCATAAAGCTAAATAGACCGACAGAGAAAACAATGGCAACCGGCAGAGCAAATAACCAGCGCATCATTACCGTTTCTCCGCTGCCAATGCGATTTGTTTAACACCGGCACTTTTGGCGGCATCCATCACTTGGACGACCGTCCCGTTGTAAGCGTGTTTATCGGCTTGAATCACCAAGGATGCATCGGGTTTATCCAGTAACATCTGTTCCAATGTTGCCTGAACCCTTTCAACATCGACACGCCGCTTATCAATATAAATATCATTCGCAGCCGTTATCGCCACAAAAACACCGGCCTGTTTTTGGCTCACCGCAT
It encodes the following:
- a CDS encoding DUF3802 family protein, yielding MVVETEGYLALIEHLSLNLDVFMHEGDIGQESVEDVVTDLVASNIMDIFEQNPDLHSSVRFQLLKEADMVAEDLEEVLAGCWKKKATNEQIIFLDEFISLMKNLFDTAVAKYD
- a CDS encoding fructosamine kinase family protein, with amino-acid sequence MWQGIVEQLSLTLGKEFQLHERQRIHGGDINASYVISDGQEKYFVKVTEQEGLSQLICEQDNLKALARSHCVNLPKVRLIGSSKTHAFLVLDYIHLKPLESGERSYLFGEQLARLHQWGEQKEYGFDQDNYIGVTIQPNSWNKKWHRFFAEQRIGWQLQLLYEKGIVFVDIDKFVEIIAQRLGPHQPKPSLLHGDLWHGNVADNGLAPFCFDPASYWGDRECDIAMTELFGGFEPEFYQGYESVLPLELAYQERKHIYNLYHILNHCNCFGGHYLDDAQQSIRYILEES
- a CDS encoding riboflavin synthase subunit alpha, which gives rise to MFTGIIQSVGLISSISDHKGIRTFNIEFEPGFCTNLEVGASVAIDGVCLTVTEIVTNTKAKFDVMLKSLEITTLSEYGQNQRVNVERAAKDGAEIGGHPLSGHIDFKTSVLDVQQIDDNYRVRISVPHEWGKYIFPKGYIALNGASLTVSDVNKNEGWFDVWLIPETRRMTTFEDKQSGSNINVEIERGTQVVVDTVRDAIDEKMGALMPLFERFLASNNTDVESIGQAAQKALSKSDHS
- a CDS encoding MATE family efflux transporter, which codes for MHLYKAETKKLFNLAVPVLIASVAQTGMGFVDTVMAGGASAVDMAAVAVAGSIWMPTILFGMGILMALVPVIAQLNGAGKQNSIPYEIQQGIYTALLLTIPVILILLQTNQIMVWMDIDLPLAEKTRNYMYAMMFGAPAFLLFQALRNLTDGMSMTKPAMVIGFLGLLINIPLNWIFVYGKFGAPALGGVGCGVATAIVYWTMFLMLCFYVVTAKRLAPFSPFKSLARINKKEQMRIFSLGLPVSAAIFFEVSLFAVVALLVAKLGATVVAAHQIAVNFSSMVFMLPMSIGAAVSIRVGHKLGEDDFDGSIIASKVGIALGLSTAVITATLTILFREQLAWMYTDNLEVIALAAHLLFIAAIYQCTDSIQVVSAGALRGYKDMKSLFYITFIAYWLFGLPFGCILAFTNWIVEPMGVAGFWVGFIIGLSSAALMLGTRLGWIFKRHTVPKLNVASS
- a CDS encoding DNA ligase, which encodes MKIKMTLLSLLMLSQAADAGPHDELSPEQVMLANTYTPGRYELEFNHYRASEKLDGIRGVWDGKLLRTRNGTPIHAPQWFLRQLPPFPVEGELWAGRGQFHLVQQTILDQRPDPKSWQQMSFMLFDIPFGIGPYHQRYHKIASWLLRQPDISHIHLIEQFALTSQKALDKLMQRIIQANGEGIMLRDWNAAYHSGRSDTLLKIKPYRDDEAQVIGYKNGKGKYQNQVGALLVRSRQGVEFYVGSGLTDQQRASPPSIGSWITYRYDRMTAKGKPRFARFLRERLP
- a CDS encoding tetratricopeptide repeat protein, encoding MKYIFIGLLWLYTSTVSAVELSRHVAAQVVQAQKQAEQQQLEQAIQTLRAVTAAKPQDQAYVALILANYYWQNEQSQQAIEQARYAVTSNQLKDDLAWTAKRMLADLLANDHQYQEAVTYYRQLAESAPPKKDVSQLWLRIGQIYYQLSQWQKSLAAISRYEQFRLPDAVTPLSVKLGAQIQLTRYQAAIPTIKRLLTLEPDQRNLWLQLVNMEIKTKQFRSALASLELARLKGVALSEQNLKLLANLYAQNGIPERAARVMAGLAKQSAPALEEITQTAYYWQQAKEWDKAIENWQLAAQHDKKYYRYVARLQLQQGHYQHALDALALLQGHDKPADIALLRTQALYKLNQFEQALSQAKKADSLQPSREAKSWIKYLTQLHAYRQNRES
- a CDS encoding energy transducer TonB, with the translated sequence MMRWLFALPVAIVFSVGLFSFMAWMVDNGSHQKPEEQRALQFNMVMTEPDDAVQRRQRTVPEKPKPPEAPQMTSVAQQQSVADHVPMMASVPDLGLPTGLEGIAIQAPAFDINAIGGSRQAIPLYQIKPDYPPRAKRREIEGSVTLQFDIDESGRAVNVQVIESQPKRIFDRSARRAIKQWKFQPRIVNGKAEKQVGMTQIIKFEMDK
- a CDS encoding ExbD/TolR family protein, whose protein sequence is MRLGRRSVKQDEAQVDLTSMLDIVFIMLIFFIVTSSFVRESGVEVNRPQAAHAVSQKQAGVFVAITAANDIYIDKRRVDVERVQATLEQMLLDKPDASLVIQADKHAYNGTVVQVMDAAKSAGVKQIALAAEKR